The Candidatus Thermoplasmatota archaeon region TCTTACCGCCTCTTTCTAAAAAATTAATTGAAGCTTGAATTTTTGGCTCCATGCTACCTGGCGCAAAATGACCTTCAGCAAGATATTTTTTTGCCTCTCTTATTGTAATTCTATCAAGCCATTTTTGGTTAGGCTTATTAAAGTTAATTGCCACTTTATCTACATAAGTTAGAATTAGAGTCAGCTCGGCGCCTATCAGTGAGGCTAGCAGGCTAGAGGCTAAATCTTTATCTACTACTGCAGCCACGCCTCTCAAAATATTTTTCTCTTTTATTACGGGAATACCGCCTCCGCCGCACGCAATAACGAGTTCGCCGCTAGCAACAAGCTTTTTTATAAGCTCTTTTTCAATAATATCTACAGGCTTAGGAGAGGGCACAGCTCTCCTATAGCCTCTTCCTGCGTCTTCTATTACTTTCCAATTTCTAGTTCTAGCAATTTCCTGAGCTTCTTCCTTCGTATAAAAAGGTCCTATTGGCTTGGTTGGATTTTGAAAAGAGCTGTCGTTTCTATCCACAGCAACTTGGGTAATTATCGTAGCAACTGATTTCTTCATCCCTTTTTCCCTTAGTTTAATTCCAAGCGCTTGCTGAAGTATATAGCCAATGCTACCCTGAGAATAAGCGCTGCATATATCAAGTGGCAT contains the following coding sequences:
- the arcC gene encoding carbamate kinase, translating into MRTAVVAIGGNALVKENQRGTAEEQFENALALAEQLVGILRFYNIVITHGNGPQIGNILLANESSKDVPQMPLDICSAYSQGSIGYILQQALGIKLREKGMKKSVATIITQVAVDRNDSSFQNPTKPIGPFYTKEEAQEIARTRNWKVIEDAGRGYRRAVPSPKPVDIIEKELIKKLVASGELVIACGGGGIPVIKEKNILRGVAAVVDKDLASSLLASLIGAELTLILTYVDKVAINFNKPNQKWLDRITIREAKKYLAEGHFAPGSMEPKIQASINFLERGGK